One window of the Cryptomeria japonica chromosome 7, Sugi_1.0, whole genome shotgun sequence genome contains the following:
- the LOC131069907 gene encoding protein DUF642 L-GALACTONO-1,4-LACTONE-RESPONSIVE GENE 2, which produces MFKFLCCVFHGLVFLCCLSFAAPIKNGLLMNGNFEYAPKASAMNGTEVMGSNSLPFWRIRGFVEYISSGHKQGDMFLVVPEGAHAARLGNEAQLIQRIDVKKGSLYSLTFSVARTCAQVETLNVSVPPEAGELPMQTIYSSTGWDSYAWAFRAGESAVDVILHNPGVVEDPACGPLIDAIAIKELFPPRYVMGNLIKNGDFEEGPLVLGNNSYGILLPPSIDDRNCALPGWIVESLKSVKYIDAPHYAVPRGRRAAELLAGKESVIAQIVRTQVGKRYMLSFLVGDGSNACNGSMIVEAFAAMDTVKVPYESKGTGGFKSAHLSFKAISARTRVRFYSTYYHMRSDDFSSLCGPVIDDVKLVAH; this is translated from the exons ATGTTCAAATTTCTGTGCTGTGTTTTTCATGGTCTAGTATTTCTCTGCTGCCTCAGTTTCGCAGCTCCCATTAAAAATG GGTTGCTGATGAATGGAAACTTTGAATACGCTCCGAAGGCTTCTGCCATGAATGGAACGGAGGTCATGGGTTCGAACTCTCTCCCCTTTTGGCGGATCAGGGGCTTTGTGGAATACATCTCATCTGGGCATAAGCAAGGCGATATGTTCCTCGTTGTTCCTGAAGGAGCACACGCTGCCAGGCTGGGGAACGAGGCGCAGCTGATCCAGAGGATAGATGTGAAAAAGGGCTCTCTTTATTCTCTCACATTTAGCGTGGCTCGAACCTGCGCCCAAGTGGAGACCTTGAATGTCTCTGTTCCACCGGAGGCAGGGGAGTTGCCGATGCAGACAATATATAGTAGTACTGGGTGGGATTCATACGCTTGGGCTTTCCGTGCGGGTGAGAGCGCAGTAGATGTGATACTGCACAATCCAGGCGTCGTGGAGGATCCTGCCTGTGGGCCCCTCATCGACGCCATTGCCATCAAGGAGCTCTTTCCGCCCCGCTATGTTATGG GCAATTTGATTAAGAATGGGGATTTTGAAGAAGGGCCGCTTGTGTTAGGCAACAATTCATACGGAATTCTGTTACCACCCAGCATAGACGACCGCAACTGCGCTCTGCCAGGTTGGATAGTCGAATCTCTCAAGTCCGTCAAATACATCGACGCTCCACATTACGCAGTGCCTCGGGGCAGGAGGGCAGCGGAGCTTTTGGCGGGCAAAGAGAGCGTGATTGCACAGATTGTGAGAACACAGGTGGGAAAACGCTACATGCTGAGCTTTTTGGTGGGCGATGGAAGCAACGCATGCAACGGGTCAATGATTGTGGAGGCTTTTGCAGCGATGGATACTGTGAAAGTACCATATGAATCCAAGGGCACTGGAGGATTTAAGAGTGCCCATCTATCCTTCAAAGCCATTTCTGCAAGAACTCGTGTGAGGTTTTACAGCACGTATTATCATATGAGAAGTGATGATTTCAGTTCATTGTGTGGGCCTGTCATAGACGATGTCAAGCTTGTTGCCCATTAA